TCCACAAACGGATGATCCTCTATGCATTCTATTACAACTGGATCCGAAGTCATATGAGCTTCAGTGACAATTCACCTATTCTTGCTGAATAAGGTATTGTCATTCCTACAGAATTCGAACGGTTTCTGTATGTACTCCGCATGGAGGTTTTATGCTAAAGTTAACAGCACTCTGTGCATCCCAAACAGAGGAAATGCACATCCCCTTACTTAAATCATGCCGCACAATACCGTTTGATGATCTTCAAAATATTTGATACATTTCAAATAATCTTTTTATGTAATGTTATAAATATAATATTCAAAAATAATTAAAAAATATGAGGGAAAAATATGAAGAGACAATTTATTGGACTATTTATAAGCATGCTGTTGCTTGTAGCTATTTTTTCAGTATCAGCTACAAATGATCAACAAGAAATAATACAAAAGAACTCAACGCGGACTATTGATTGGTGGCCGTACTTCCGTCACGATGCAACTAATAATGGAATGTCTCAATCGCAACCAGTAATAAATATAATTGATTGGTCGGAAACCGTCCCAGTACATCAATATCAAACACCAATTGTCGTAAATGATATGATTTTTCTCGTTGGTTCAGACCAACGATTATATTCATTAAATACCATCGATGGTTCAATTATTTGGGGAACACCCGATCCTTTGCCGTATCCAGTTACTTCACCTAGTTTTATGGATGAAAAAGTATTCATTGGTGCGGGAAACAATCTTTATGCTTTTGATGCCTATAGTGGTGGAGATCCTCTATGGATCTCGCCAACAGCCGGAATGATGAAACAATATCAGGAAAATGCACCGACTGTCTTCGATGGCAAGATATATTTAGGATCTGGTAACAAAATTCAATGTTTTTCTGCAGACAATGGAACGATACTTTGGAGTACAACAGATTATTCTGGCAGTGTTGGTAGTTCACCAGCAATATCCCAAGGGAGCCTCTATGCAAGTTTTTCGAATAAAATGTATTGTTTTGATCTAGCAGGTGGAACAAAAAAATGGGAATTCTCAACTGATGCTGGAAAAATAATTACAACAACGCCTGTTGCATACAAAGATAAATTATATTTTGGTGCATATCAAAACCAAAATAGATTTGTGTATTGTATTAATATTAATGATGGAACCCTTATTTGGACATATTCACCTGAATCTGGCCCAGGAGGATTTTTATCATCTCCAGTAATAACTCAAAATTATCTTTATTTTGGAGCAGGAGCAAATATATATTGTTTAAACGCAACAACTAGTTCAGTAAAATGGAAAAAACTAGTTGAACCATCTGGTCAAGCAAATATATATTCATCTGTGATTGTTGCTTATGGGAAAGTTTATTCCTCATTTTATACAGGAAATTTTATTAATAATACCATACGAATGAACGCAAATACTGGAGAAATCGAATGGAAACAATCAATTCCGGGACATTATTTTTCAAGTCCAGCACTTGCTGATGGCTATCTTTATGTTGTCCATGATTTCAATGGATATGGTATCACAAGGATTGGAGCAGAAAATGAACCTCCACAGATACCAACATTACAAGGACCAACGAACGGTTTTGTAAATGTAAATTATACATATACTGCAACAACCACAGATCCAGAGAGCAATAACATATCGTATATGTTTGACTGGAATGCAGCTGGTTCCCATGAA
Above is a genomic segment from Candidatus Thermoplasmatota archaeon containing:
- a CDS encoding PQQ-binding-like beta-propeller repeat protein; protein product: MKRQFIGLFISMLLLVAIFSVSATNDQQEIIQKNSTRTIDWWPYFRHDATNNGMSQSQPVINIIDWSETVPVHQYQTPIVVNDMIFLVGSDQRLYSLNTIDGSIIWGTPDPLPYPVTSPSFMDEKVFIGAGNNLYAFDAYSGGDPLWISPTAGMMKQYQENAPTVFDGKIYLGSGNKIQCFSADNGTILWSTTDYSGSVGSSPAISQGSLYASFSNKMYCFDLAGGTKKWEFSTDAGKIITTTPVAYKDKLYFGAYQNQNRFVYCININDGTLIWTYSPESGPGGFLSSPVITQNYLYFGAGANIYCLNATTSSVKWKKLVEPSGQANIYSSVIVAYGKVYSSFYTGNFINNTIRMNANTGEIEWKQSIPGHYFSSPALADGYLYVVHDFNGYGITRIGAENEPPQIPTLQGPTNGFVNVNYTYTATTTDPESNNISYMFDWNAAGSHEYSTWTPLSASGTPITMTHQWKQPGTYQVKVKAKDYHDYETEWSAPLTVIITIPLPKLEITEITGGKEGIITAKIKNIGDAVATNIQWDITITGGFIIFVSTSSGTISSLSVGEIRDITLEGTGFFGIGIGFGKIKPIPKITVSTKNSYSSAELSKEAKIFFKKVTIQ